Proteins encoded by one window of Paenibacillus urinalis:
- a CDS encoding nucleotide kinase produces MMNPWVFSEENIRIVMDNMTYLLRNYLTNSTFDYVILSWVLHKEEIRDELLDRLSGLEFQVETITLTCSEIALRKRMEQDQRTEEEFKRSIDRLQGYEHMQTTLIDTSIVTMNQVVEQIRHIIRSS; encoded by the coding sequence ATGATGAATCCTTGGGTGTTCAGTGAGGAGAACATTCGGATTGTCATGGACAACATGACCTATTTGCTTCGTAATTATCTTACCAATTCCACATTTGACTACGTCATCCTGAGCTGGGTTCTGCATAAGGAAGAGATCAGGGATGAACTGTTGGACAGACTCAGCGGATTGGAGTTTCAGGTAGAAACGATCACGCTGACTTGCTCGGAAATTGCTTTAAGGAAGAGAATGGAGCAGGATCAGCGAACCGAGGAAGAGTTTAAGCGAAGCATAGATAGACTCCAAGGGTATGAGCATATGCAAACCACTCTAATAGATACAAGCATTGTAACAATGAATCAGGTAGTGGAGCAGATACGGCATATCATTAGATCTAGTTGA
- a CDS encoding GrpB family protein, with the protein MEQVIISSYNAEWMQDYEHEQKKIRYSFESLPVFLEHIGSSAVPGMDSKPTIDMMAGVEELSLVNETIIQRLDEIGYEYVHKPEFPERLFFRKGKWRAGTHHLHVYKFKGPHWINQLLFRDYLKSHEEVKQEYNRLKKKLQAAHTYDRVAYTEGKSDFIIQTIQQAREDKELIARLHSKGLIL; encoded by the coding sequence ATGGAACAAGTCATTATTTCTTCATACAACGCAGAATGGATGCAGGACTACGAGCATGAACAGAAGAAAATACGATATAGCTTCGAAAGTCTTCCTGTCTTCCTTGAACATATCGGCAGCAGCGCTGTTCCTGGTATGGACTCCAAACCCACCATTGATATGATGGCCGGGGTTGAGGAGCTTAGTCTCGTGAATGAGACAATTATTCAGCGTTTGGACGAGATCGGATATGAATATGTACATAAGCCGGAATTTCCAGAGCGGCTCTTTTTTCGAAAAGGAAAATGGAGAGCTGGAACCCATCACTTGCATGTGTACAAGTTCAAGGGTCCGCATTGGATTAACCAGTTACTGTTTCGCGATTATCTGAAATCCCATGAAGAGGTCAAGCAGGAATATAATCGGCTCAAAAAGAAGCTGCAAGCAGCGCATACCTATGACCGTGTGGCCTATACCGAAGGGAAATCGGATTTTATTATCCAGACGATCCAGCAGGCGAGGGAAGATAAGGAATTGATTGCAAGACTGCATAGCAAGGGCTTGATATTGTAA
- a CDS encoding ROK family protein, translating into MSKYLFGVDLGGTNTKAAIYTKQFETVIELSVATEAAKGPAYVLSNIAETVQKLLASVNLSQEDIEVMGMGIPGLLDPQAGFSIFSPNFPDWENIPVVDRMKEHFNFPVFIDNDVRVNLYGEWRHGAGAGYQNIFLITLGTGLGSGIVCGGQVLYGTTSSAGEIGHMNMYREGRPCKCGSSGCLGRYASAVGMVNTLLEKLAAGQQSMIQDWVQGDYTHITAKMISDAYDLEDQTAREVMQETGEILGFGLANVINLFNPEIVIVGGGMSAAGERLLGTVRETVHRHALKLSREACRIEQAQLGGRAGTIGAAAYALDRLQHG; encoded by the coding sequence ATGAGCAAATATTTATTCGGTGTTGATCTCGGCGGAACCAATACGAAAGCAGCGATTTACACGAAACAATTTGAGACAGTAATAGAGCTGAGCGTGGCGACGGAAGCTGCAAAAGGGCCAGCTTATGTATTATCCAATATCGCAGAAACGGTGCAAAAACTGCTCGCTTCCGTAAATTTGTCGCAGGAGGATATTGAGGTTATGGGAATGGGAATTCCAGGACTACTGGATCCTCAAGCAGGGTTCTCTATTTTTTCGCCGAATTTTCCAGATTGGGAAAACATCCCGGTTGTGGATCGTATGAAGGAGCATTTCAATTTTCCTGTCTTTATTGATAATGATGTACGTGTAAATCTATATGGAGAATGGCGTCATGGGGCAGGAGCAGGCTACCAGAACATTTTCTTGATTACACTGGGTACAGGGCTTGGATCCGGGATTGTCTGCGGTGGACAGGTTCTCTATGGCACGACCTCCAGCGCAGGTGAGATTGGACACATGAATATGTATAGAGAAGGACGTCCTTGCAAATGCGGCAGCTCAGGGTGTCTTGGCAGATATGCTTCGGCAGTCGGGATGGTGAATACGCTGCTTGAGAAGCTGGCTGCTGGTCAGCAGAGTATGATTCAGGACTGGGTACAGGGGGATTATACCCACATCACAGCCAAGATGATCTCAGATGCTTACGATCTGGAGGATCAGACCGCCAGGGAAGTAATGCAGGAGACAGGTGAAATTCTCGGGTTCGGTTTAGCTAACGTCATTAATCTATTTAATCCCGAGATTGTTATTGTTGGAGGAGGTATGTCTGCAGCAGGAGAGCGTTTGCTGGGGACGGTGAGAGAAACGGTTCATCGTCATGCGTTGAAGCTGTCGAGAGAAGCCTGCAGGATTGAACAAGCCCAGCTTGGTGGAAGAGCAGGAACGATTGGAGCAGCAGCGTATGCATTAGATAGATTACAACACGGATAA
- a CDS encoding DUF4180 domain-containing protein has product MEISTVQHNGVEIAVVRDMDVLIEDVQSALDLMATVKYETGSSRIVLHKSAIAEPFFDLKTKLAGEIMQKFVNYQTNIAIVGDYSIYESKSLKDFIYESNKGRHIFFLDNEEQAVEKLSRV; this is encoded by the coding sequence ATGGAAATATCGACTGTTCAGCACAATGGAGTTGAGATTGCAGTTGTACGTGATATGGATGTATTAATTGAAGATGTTCAATCTGCCTTGGATCTTATGGCAACGGTGAAGTATGAGACGGGCTCCAGCCGGATTGTCCTGCATAAATCAGCAATAGCGGAGCCGTTTTTTGATCTGAAGACGAAGCTGGCTGGTGAGATCATGCAGAAATTTGTAAATTACCAGACGAATATCGCGATCGTGGGGGATTATTCAATCTATGAGAGCAAGAGTCTGAAGGACTTTATATATGAGAGCAATAAGGGCCGACATATCTTTTTCCTGGATAATGAGGAGCAGGCGGTGGAGAAATTAAGCAGGGTATAA
- a CDS encoding NUDIX hydrolase — MEQLKWLAWAQQIQAISQTGLAYSKDVFDLERFEQLRALSIEIMTEYVDVEVDQIRDLFASETGYATPKVDVRGVVFQHNKVLMVKEKIDGAWALPGGWVDIGLSPKEVVVKEVREESGYEVQAVRLLGVYDKKFHDHPPSPFYVYKMFIRCELIGGKPQEGVETSEVGFFDEDHLPELSIDRNTEKQIKALFNDLRDPSRDVFCD, encoded by the coding sequence ATGGAGCAGCTTAAATGGCTCGCGTGGGCACAGCAGATTCAGGCCATTAGTCAAACCGGTCTGGCTTATTCGAAGGACGTATTTGACTTGGAGCGTTTTGAGCAGCTTAGAGCACTCAGCATCGAAATCATGACAGAGTATGTGGATGTGGAAGTCGATCAGATCCGAGACCTATTCGCGAGTGAGACTGGATATGCAACACCGAAGGTGGACGTCCGCGGGGTTGTTTTTCAACACAATAAAGTTCTAATGGTGAAAGAAAAGATCGATGGAGCATGGGCGCTTCCTGGGGGCTGGGTGGACATCGGGCTGTCTCCCAAAGAGGTTGTTGTAAAGGAAGTGCGGGAAGAATCCGGCTATGAAGTACAGGCTGTCCGCCTGCTTGGCGTATATGATAAGAAGTTCCACGATCATCCGCCGTCCCCCTTTTATGTATACAAGATGTTTATTCGATGTGAGCTCATTGGCGGCAAACCGCAAGAAGGTGTGGAAACGTCAGAGGTTGGCTTTTTTGATGAGGATCATTTGCCGGAGCTCTCCATCGACAGAAACACCGAGAAGCAGATTAAGGCATTGTTCAATGACTTGAGAGATCCTTCAAGGGACGTATTTTGTGACTAG
- the cysK gene encoding cysteine synthase A: MSRIAKNLTELIGNTPLLELSHFSKVQQIESTMYAKLEYFNPAGSVKDRIGYAMIKDSEERGLITQDSILIEPTSGNTGVGLAFAAAALGYKLIITLPESFSIERRKLLTALGAELVLTPAQEGMAGAIKKAEELAAETPGSYIPQQFKNPANPAIHKQTTAEEIWRDTEGNIDIFVAGVGTGGTISGVGEFLKNKNKSIQVVAVEPYDSSVLSGGKKGLHSIQGIGAGFIPDNFNRSVIDEIVTVRNDEAMQVSRLLARSEGLLVGISSGAAVSAALTLAKRPENKGKAIVVILPDTGERYLSTALYPDV, from the coding sequence TTGAGCCGTATCGCCAAAAACCTTACCGAGCTTATCGGAAATACACCTCTCTTAGAATTAAGTCATTTTTCAAAAGTCCAACAAATTGAATCTACTATGTATGCCAAGCTAGAGTACTTTAATCCAGCAGGAAGTGTCAAAGATAGAATTGGCTATGCCATGATTAAAGATTCGGAGGAACGCGGGCTTATTACACAGGATTCAATTCTTATCGAACCGACCAGCGGCAATACTGGTGTGGGATTGGCATTTGCTGCAGCTGCCCTAGGATATAAATTGATAATTACGCTTCCGGAGAGCTTTAGTATAGAGCGTCGTAAGCTGCTTACTGCATTAGGAGCTGAATTAGTACTTACACCGGCACAAGAGGGAATGGCTGGAGCAATCAAGAAGGCCGAGGAACTAGCTGCAGAAACACCTGGCTCCTATATACCTCAGCAATTCAAGAACCCAGCTAATCCAGCAATACATAAACAGACGACAGCTGAAGAAATATGGAGAGATACAGAAGGCAACATTGATATCTTCGTTGCGGGTGTAGGTACTGGAGGTACCATCTCCGGGGTTGGTGAATTTCTGAAGAATAAGAACAAGAGCATTCAGGTCGTTGCTGTGGAGCCTTATGATTCTTCAGTGCTGTCAGGCGGCAAAAAGGGACTGCATTCCATACAAGGCATTGGTGCCGGATTTATTCCAGACAACTTTAACCGATCTGTCATTGATGAGATTGTCACGGTTAGAAATGATGAAGCGATGCAAGTTTCTAGGCTGCTAGCTAGAAGTGAAGGGCTTCTTGTCGGTATTTCCTCTGGGGCAGCAGTGTCTGCTGCATTAACCCTTGCAAAGAGGCCTGAGAATAAAGGGAAGGCGATAGTCGTCATTCTCCCTGATACAGGTGAGAGATATTTATCTACCGCCTTATATCCAGATGTATAA
- the msrA gene encoding peptide-methionine (S)-S-oxide reductase MsrA → MEKATFAGGCFWCMVTPFEELPGIHGIVSGYTGGTVENPTYEQVKTGTTGHYEVVEITFDPELFPYEKLLELFWPQIDPTDEGGQFQDRGSQYKTAVFYHNEHQRELALASKKEVAESGRFDKPIVTEILPAATFYPAEEYHQDFHKKNQKHYKEDREKSGRDEFIAENWK, encoded by the coding sequence ATGGAAAAAGCGACATTTGCAGGCGGATGCTTCTGGTGCATGGTTACTCCATTTGAGGAGCTGCCTGGCATCCACGGTATCGTATCAGGTTACACAGGGGGTACTGTAGAGAATCCCACATATGAACAGGTCAAGACCGGAACGACAGGTCACTATGAAGTCGTCGAAATTACTTTTGATCCAGAGCTGTTTCCATACGAGAAGCTGCTGGAGTTGTTCTGGCCACAAATCGATCCGACCGACGAAGGCGGGCAATTCCAAGATCGCGGCAGTCAGTACAAGACAGCAGTTTTTTATCATAATGAGCATCAGCGAGAGCTTGCTCTGGCTTCCAAAAAAGAGGTAGCAGAAAGCGGGCGGTTTGATAAACCGATTGTCACTGAGATCCTGCCAGCGGCTACATTCTACCCTGCGGAAGAATATCATCAGGACTTCCATAAGAAGAATCAGAAGCATTATAAGGAAGACCGTGAGAAATCAGGCCGTGATGAATTTATTGCGGAAAATTGGAAGTAG
- a CDS encoding phosphotransferase family protein, with protein MSHYLLDIRWEEKNELVDVLLMPGGSPEMTALEAGLEAEVFQIVPDEEENSLVLKIWNRDSRPDIRRQYKLLELLHSYGMPVSRPLGWGYDLNGNQVLLTPYDGAPVTRLGAAVVRKLAKMLTDIHKLPVDKEFGDLLPEYDFMSYFYPAIDQHEDIKRLLMPLLERANLNHHSVIHGDFNLGNVLEQEGQYKIIDWTNGQLGDARYDIAWSVIVMRIFAGDRNAAVYRAACLSATAYTDEELELFEAIATLRGVLLSRGSDLLKGKDMLKRVRNILNENKYLTADVIV; from the coding sequence ATGAGTCATTATCTGCTCGATATTCGTTGGGAGGAAAAAAACGAACTGGTAGATGTTCTGCTTATGCCAGGCGGCTCTCCCGAGATGACGGCGTTAGAAGCGGGTCTTGAAGCCGAAGTCTTCCAGATCGTGCCCGATGAAGAGGAAAACAGCCTTGTGCTCAAAATATGGAATCGCGATTCCAGACCGGATATCCGGCGTCAATATAAACTGCTTGAGCTTCTGCATAGCTATGGGATGCCCGTGTCCAGGCCGCTTGGCTGGGGTTATGATCTGAACGGCAATCAGGTTCTGCTCACTCCTTATGATGGAGCACCGGTTACCCGATTGGGTGCAGCGGTTGTTCGTAAGCTCGCCAAAATGTTGACCGATATACATAAGCTGCCGGTAGATAAGGAGTTTGGCGACTTGTTGCCGGAATACGATTTTATGTCCTATTTCTATCCGGCAATCGATCAGCATGAGGATATCAAGCGGCTGCTGATGCCGCTGCTGGAGCGTGCAAATCTCAATCATCACAGTGTGATTCACGGTGATTTTAATCTCGGCAATGTTTTGGAGCAGGAAGGACAATACAAGATTATCGATTGGACCAATGGGCAACTGGGGGATGCAAGGTATGATATCGCCTGGTCTGTCATTGTTATGCGGATATTTGCAGGTGATAGAAATGCAGCCGTGTATCGAGCCGCATGTTTATCTGCAACCGCTTATACGGATGAAGAGCTGGAGCTGTTTGAAGCGATTGCGACACTCAGAGGAGTGCTGCTCAGCAGAGGGAGCGATCTTTTAAAAGGAAAGGACATGTTGAAGCGGGTCAGAAACATACTAAATGAAAACAAGTACCTGACAGCGGATGTTATTGTGTGA
- a CDS encoding GtrA family protein: MTILIPAYEPDDRLLDLIIQLLSCELGPIVVIDDGSGPAYSKIFTLVESLRCTVLTHETNLGKGRALKTGFAHIQRAGLPGPIITADSDGQHLPHDIQRIYEAVQKQTVPGMVLGSRRFSGKVPLRSRFGNTVTRAVFKLTTGNKVYDTQTGLRGFPLSMLSWLSDLPGERFEYEMNMLLTANTAGYPITEEYIDTVYLDENKSSHFRPVADSLRIYYPILLFSTSSLISALLDFALLFIVHYFSSSLLLSVVVARLCSSVFNYSMNRRYVFTGGHTKRVYQSFPKYFALVLLILLLNYGLLYFYNEKLIIPLLAAKILTEASIFVFSYWAQRRFVY, translated from the coding sequence ATGACCATTCTAATTCCAGCCTATGAACCGGATGACCGCTTGCTTGATTTAATTATTCAGCTTCTAAGCTGTGAGCTGGGCCCAATTGTCGTTATCGACGATGGCAGTGGTCCGGCATACAGTAAGATTTTTACATTGGTAGAATCCCTAAGGTGTACCGTCCTCACGCATGAGACCAATCTGGGTAAAGGACGCGCATTAAAAACAGGCTTTGCGCATATTCAGAGAGCCGGACTCCCGGGCCCCATCATTACGGCCGACAGTGACGGTCAGCATCTTCCACATGATATACAGCGGATATATGAAGCCGTGCAGAAGCAGACAGTACCTGGCATGGTGCTCGGCAGCCGGCGCTTCAGCGGCAAGGTACCTCTCCGAAGCCGGTTCGGGAATACGGTCACGAGAGCTGTTTTTAAACTGACGACAGGAAATAAAGTATACGATACACAGACGGGACTGCGCGGATTTCCCTTATCCATGCTGAGCTGGCTCTCAGATCTCCCTGGCGAGCGATTCGAATATGAGATGAACATGCTGCTGACCGCGAACACAGCAGGCTATCCTATTACAGAGGAATATATAGATACGGTTTATTTGGATGAGAATAAATCTTCTCACTTTCGTCCTGTTGCCGATTCGCTGCGGATCTATTATCCGATTCTGCTGTTCAGCACTTCGTCGCTGATCTCTGCACTTCTTGATTTTGCGTTATTGTTCATCGTTCATTATTTCAGCAGCAGTCTATTATTATCGGTGGTCGTTGCAAGGCTGTGCAGCTCTGTATTCAACTATTCTATGAATCGAAGATATGTGTTCACGGGAGGCCATACGAAGAGAGTTTATCAATCCTTTCCCAAGTACTTTGCACTTGTCCTGCTCATATTGCTGCTGAATTATGGACTATTGTACTTTTACAATGAGAAATTAATCATTCCGCTGCTTGCTGCGAAGATACTGACGGAGGCATCCATCTTTGTGTTCAGCTACTGGGCACAGCGCAGGTTCGTCTATTAA
- a CDS encoding GNAT family N-acetyltransferase translates to MLEVLPARLTDGPEILELWTGAARWIQAKGINQWHPDEFNLAQTEQLIMDRELEFFVAKTDGIIIGTLYICWSDPVVWGELNDAASSGYIHRFAVKRSHLGQGVGRELLLWAEDYIRIKGKKQIRLDCMADNERLNQYYVTSGYIHKKLLHWDNGWKINLYEKE, encoded by the coding sequence ATGCTTGAAGTGCTTCCTGCAAGATTAACGGATGGTCCAGAAATATTAGAGCTGTGGACAGGTGCGGCCCGCTGGATACAGGCCAAAGGGATCAACCAGTGGCATCCTGATGAATTTAACCTCGCGCAGACCGAACAATTGATTATGGATCGTGAGCTGGAGTTTTTTGTGGCAAAAACGGACGGGATTATTATAGGTACGCTGTACATTTGCTGGTCTGACCCGGTTGTCTGGGGCGAGCTGAATGATGCGGCGTCGTCAGGATATATTCACAGGTTTGCCGTCAAGAGATCACATTTGGGTCAAGGCGTAGGCAGAGAGCTGTTGTTGTGGGCGGAAGATTACATAAGAATTAAAGGAAAGAAGCAGATTAGGCTGGACTGCATGGCAGATAACGAGAGGCTAAATCAGTACTATGTAACTTCTGGATATATCCATAAGAAGCTGCTCCACTGGGATAACGGCTGGAAGATCAATTTGTATGAGAAGGAGTAA
- a CDS encoding GNAT family N-acetyltransferase translates to MSYIIRKIRTPEDYSSIAEILGYVFSEPTSAENLADEDAKIPAAGSLWINEDGQLAGFDRYRLVAVNEKGEVVGYGISWRAPWTEAGELNHLLAVHPDYRKQGIGRALYRELENWAVLNGASKLNYEVNDNDASSIAFAEHRRFDRERHQFESVLELSNDGLESSMPSQSSIVIQPLSEMLEPEAEQKLYELYKGTSRDIPGISGDYFDFQEWKKWTLELPGSRPEYVLIALDGDRYVGVAHLLHQTSTESMYHEYTGVDKAYRGRGIGFALKVSAVQLAKQLKIKYLRTNNDSLNHPMLHINRDLLGYKPVPGRYKMVKKLPKENNALVNKAAKLESNVKVDLILESGPD, encoded by the coding sequence ATGAGCTATATCATTCGTAAAATCAGAACTCCAGAAGACTATTCTTCCATCGCGGAGATTCTCGGTTATGTTTTCTCTGAACCGACATCTGCAGAGAATCTGGCTGACGAGGATGCCAAAATTCCTGCTGCCGGATCACTATGGATCAATGAGGACGGACAGCTTGCCGGATTCGACCGGTATCGCTTGGTCGCTGTGAATGAGAAGGGAGAGGTTGTGGGCTACGGAATATCCTGGAGAGCGCCTTGGACCGAGGCAGGAGAGCTGAATCATCTTCTGGCTGTTCATCCGGATTACCGCAAGCAAGGCATTGGCCGAGCACTGTACAGAGAGCTTGAGAATTGGGCTGTCCTGAACGGAGCAAGCAAGCTGAATTATGAAGTGAATGATAATGATGCTTCCTCTATCGCATTTGCCGAGCATCGTCGATTTGATCGAGAAAGACATCAGTTCGAATCTGTCCTAGAGCTATCGAATGATGGCCTGGAATCATCGATGCCTTCACAGTCTTCAATTGTTATTCAGCCTTTATCCGAGATGCTAGAGCCAGAGGCCGAACAGAAGCTCTATGAGCTGTATAAAGGAACGAGCCGAGATATTCCGGGAATTAGCGGAGATTATTTTGATTTTCAAGAATGGAAGAAGTGGACATTGGAGCTGCCCGGCTCAAGGCCCGAGTATGTGCTGATCGCCCTGGATGGAGATCGGTACGTCGGAGTAGCGCATCTGCTGCATCAGACCTCCACGGAGAGTATGTACCATGAATATACAGGGGTAGATAAAGCGTACCGCGGCAGAGGAATCGGATTTGCATTGAAGGTAAGCGCTGTACAGCTTGCGAAGCAGTTGAAGATCAAGTACTTGCGTACGAATAATGACTCTCTGAACCATCCCATGCTTCACATCAATCGAGACCTGCTGGGATATAAGCCGGTGCCGGGAAGATATAAGATGGTAAAGAAACTGCCTAAAGAGAATAATGCTCTAGTGAACAAAGCAGCTAAACTCGAATCAAATGTAAAAGTAGATCTCATTTTGGAATCGGGTCCTGACTGA
- a CDS encoding GNAT family N-acetyltransferase, which translates to MSKVQVIPAGSADVERVNYIFEKTIPDTFEKEGIAHLEEDLSGEIELKKKLLQKALQSDAAGTLFLAAMQDDMVVGTISYSPCGEDIKVCTEHALDHVGELGSLYVLPSYQGQGIGSALIKALLTLLNEQGVEQFCLDSGYKLAQQKWLRKFGKPYVTVRDYWGPGSVHMVWLCQVNDFIDK; encoded by the coding sequence TTGAGCAAAGTACAGGTCATACCGGCGGGTTCGGCTGATGTTGAGAGGGTTAATTATATTTTTGAGAAGACCATACCGGATACGTTTGAAAAAGAAGGCATCGCCCATCTGGAAGAGGATCTTTCCGGGGAAATTGAACTTAAGAAAAAGCTCCTGCAGAAGGCGCTTCAATCGGATGCTGCAGGTACTCTTTTTCTCGCAGCGATGCAGGATGATATGGTCGTAGGCACCATCTCGTATTCGCCTTGTGGAGAGGATATTAAAGTGTGCACCGAGCATGCACTGGATCATGTGGGTGAGCTCGGCAGTTTATATGTACTCCCCAGTTATCAGGGGCAGGGTATAGGCTCTGCATTGATCAAGGCGCTGCTGACTCTACTGAATGAACAGGGAGTCGAACAGTTTTGCCTGGACAGCGGCTATAAGCTGGCACAGCAGAAGTGGCTGCGCAAATTCGGCAAGCCTTATGTTACCGTACGGGATTATTGGGGACCAGGCTCCGTGCACATGGTATGGCTGTGTCAGGTGAACGATTTTATCGACAAGTAG
- a CDS encoding cysteine hydrolase family protein, with the protein MKIALLIVDMQELLLKDQVKPQDKHNACEYINYVADRLRENDQVVVHIKDIEGADHPDDAAYDFIPEIHIEAGDITMNKVHSNAFWQTELESMLKEKGVELVIVSGFAAEHCVLFTYNGAIERGFNTAMLQGGILSSREDAVQTTYRDRQIISYTVVELFAASLTHPKK; encoded by the coding sequence TTGAAGATTGCTTTACTGATCGTGGATATGCAGGAGCTATTACTGAAGGACCAGGTTAAACCGCAGGATAAGCACAATGCCTGTGAGTATATCAATTACGTAGCGGATCGACTTCGCGAGAATGATCAGGTCGTCGTTCATATCAAGGATATAGAAGGTGCAGATCATCCTGACGATGCAGCTTATGATTTTATACCGGAGATACATATAGAAGCTGGAGATATCACCATGAACAAGGTCCATTCCAATGCATTCTGGCAGACAGAGCTGGAATCGATGCTTAAAGAAAAAGGTGTCGAGCTCGTCATCGTTTCTGGCTTCGCGGCGGAGCATTGTGTGCTTTTCACATATAATGGAGCCATCGAGAGGGGCTTCAACACTGCGATGCTGCAAGGAGGTATTCTGAGCTCCAGAGAAGATGCAGTTCAAACGACATATCGTGACAGGCAGATCATATCTTATACTGTCGTTGAGCTATTCGCAGCAAGCCTTACCCACCCGAAGAAATGA
- a CDS encoding DUF4085 family protein: MRYFTVDLYNEMQVRGCMGSYFESEEQRQEEMQWLAAEGRDFYQESRDRFEWLRPHMLQFLPAHLLKYVYDESIMDCYIHSPEMKAEIGAWKKEWDHKWKTICDRYWEHYKSIQEQLPAEVRRLDKEFHLHDARIIDVRTEHQQADILLDVVGYSKHQYQLCFTGVKVFNNSPGIMKDVLLYPEIDITEGGLFEIRILMNSMNIFHIIASDLSIEIIPVQTNS; the protein is encoded by the coding sequence ATGAGATATTTTACGGTGGATTTATACAACGAAATGCAGGTAAGAGGCTGCATGGGAAGCTACTTCGAATCGGAGGAACAGCGCCAAGAGGAGATGCAATGGCTCGCTGCAGAAGGCAGGGACTTCTATCAGGAGTCACGAGACCGATTTGAATGGCTGCGCCCTCATATGCTGCAATTCTTGCCTGCTCACTTGTTAAAGTACGTATATGACGAGAGCATTATGGATTGCTATATTCACAGCCCTGAAATGAAGGCAGAGATCGGCGCATGGAAGAAGGAGTGGGACCATAAATGGAAAACAATCTGCGACAGATACTGGGAACACTACAAATCCATACAAGAGCAGCTGCCAGCAGAGGTTCGAAGATTAGATAAGGAATTTCACTTGCATGATGCTAGAATTATAGATGTACGGACGGAGCATCAACAGGCAGATATTCTTCTTGACGTCGTCGGATACTCTAAGCACCAGTACCAATTATGCTTTACCGGAGTGAAGGTGTTTAATAACTCCCCGGGGATTATGAAGGATGTCTTGCTATACCCTGAGATTGATATAACTGAAGGAGGTTTATTTGAGATTCGAATACTGATGAACAGCATGAATATTTTTCACATTATAGCCAGCGATTTGAGTATTGAGATCATACCTGTGCAGACAAATAGCTGA